The following coding sequences lie in one Treponema socranskii subsp. buccale genomic window:
- a CDS encoding V-type ATP synthase subunit I — translation MARTTEMRLIELMTLRQDISKVIEYLGKKGNFQFQTKLQGGDAASSESFKNADKEFFDNLQRARIFLAVPDRTDDGRSCSAPSDADRDDAAKLLASVDDLKRRVTGSIEEAKRVDDAYKEALAFSNLKASYSELEHLSFLSLRIGKIDPTLFEALKDAVGERAVVIPLGNDNSRILAASSKKGRFALDTELKKFNFVNMEIPQDFKGIPDDVLAGLKNEKIVAAQKVAEMEKERSNFAETHREKLLALLGSFSIGMQIQDVESKLQSTELVYRLTGWISARDSDAMMKELDQLTEGRIAIREYLPSEVPSVINGKEQVPVEVHHRKFVKGFERMLFSYGAPVYGTIDPTPFVALFFTLLFGIMFGDFGQGFVIFVLGILLEKRILRIGTYNRSAPVFIAVGASSMIMGLLTGEFFTNETLLEPFAYWVTGLFGKPHAPIVKLMPSGTDTSAMFAMFGVAIAVGFLINTIGLIINITNKFIVRKPGRALFGKTGLAGACFFWYIVALVVRVLFFHQTASRFDFIAIGVFMFFAAFGEPFERLVDGERPIAENGIGALVISGVVELIEVISTYLSNSVSFLRVGAFALAHAVLAFVISMLADMIGSPGGIIVTVLGNALVIVLEGMIVAIQVVRLQYYEFFSKFFNETGVEFSPFCFTYKQGAAQ, via the coding sequence ATGGCACGAACGACTGAAATGAGGCTCATAGAGCTTATGACGCTCCGACAGGATATTTCGAAAGTGATCGAATATCTCGGCAAAAAGGGTAACTTTCAGTTTCAGACAAAGCTGCAGGGAGGAGACGCCGCCTCTTCCGAAAGTTTTAAAAACGCGGATAAAGAATTTTTCGACAATCTCCAGCGCGCCCGCATCTTTCTCGCCGTCCCCGACAGAACGGACGACGGGCGATCGTGCAGTGCGCCTTCCGACGCGGACAGGGACGACGCTGCAAAACTGCTCGCCTCCGTCGACGATTTGAAGCGGCGCGTTACCGGAAGCATCGAAGAAGCCAAGCGGGTCGACGACGCGTACAAAGAAGCGCTCGCGTTTTCGAACTTGAAAGCGTCGTATTCGGAGCTCGAACATCTTTCGTTTCTTTCGCTGAGAATCGGAAAAATCGATCCGACGCTGTTCGAAGCGCTCAAAGATGCGGTCGGGGAGCGGGCTGTCGTCATTCCGCTCGGCAACGACAATTCTCGCATCCTCGCGGCGTCTTCGAAAAAGGGGCGCTTTGCCCTCGACACGGAATTGAAAAAATTTAATTTCGTCAATATGGAAATTCCCCAGGATTTTAAAGGTATCCCCGACGATGTGCTTGCCGGCCTCAAAAACGAAAAAATCGTCGCTGCGCAAAAAGTTGCCGAAATGGAAAAAGAGCGCAGCAATTTCGCCGAAACGCACCGCGAAAAACTGCTCGCGCTCCTCGGCTCGTTTTCGATCGGTATGCAGATTCAGGACGTCGAATCGAAGCTGCAGTCGACCGAACTCGTATACCGATTGACCGGTTGGATTTCAGCAAGGGACAGCGACGCGATGATGAAAGAGCTCGACCAGCTCACGGAGGGGCGGATCGCGATCCGCGAATATCTGCCGTCCGAAGTGCCGTCGGTCATAAACGGAAAAGAGCAGGTGCCGGTCGAAGTGCATCACCGGAAATTCGTCAAAGGTTTCGAGCGCATGCTTTTCAGCTACGGCGCGCCCGTCTACGGTACGATCGATCCGACACCCTTCGTCGCGCTCTTTTTTACGCTTTTGTTCGGCATTATGTTCGGAGATTTCGGACAGGGCTTCGTCATCTTCGTACTCGGTATTTTGCTCGAAAAACGGATTTTACGCATCGGCACGTACAACAGATCCGCGCCCGTCTTTATCGCAGTCGGAGCGAGCAGTATGATCATGGGACTTTTGACGGGCGAGTTTTTTACGAACGAAACGCTGCTCGAGCCTTTTGCGTATTGGGTGACGGGATTGTTCGGAAAGCCGCACGCGCCCATCGTAAAGCTCATGCCGTCGGGAACCGATACGTCGGCGATGTTTGCGATGTTCGGCGTCGCGATCGCCGTCGGCTTTCTCATCAATACGATCGGTTTGATAATCAATATTACGAATAAATTCATCGTGCGAAAACCCGGCCGCGCGCTTTTCGGAAAGACGGGGCTTGCCGGCGCGTGCTTTTTTTGGTACATCGTCGCGCTCGTCGTGCGCGTTTTGTTTTTCCATCAAACGGCGTCGCGCTTCGACTTTATCGCGATCGGCGTGTTCATGTTCTTTGCCGCATTCGGAGAGCCCTTTGAGCGCCTCGTCGACGGAGAGCGTCCCATCGCCGAAAACGGTATCGGTGCGCTCGTCATTTCGGGCGTCGTCGAACTCATCGAAGTGATTTCGACCTATCTTTCGAATTCGGTGAGCTTTTTGCGCGTCGGCGCGTTTGCGCTCGCGCATGCGGTGCTCGCGTTCGTCATTTCGATGCTCGCCGACATGATCGGCTCTCCGGGCGGTATCATCGTAACGGTGCTCGGAAACGCACTCGTCATCGTGCTCGAAGGTATGATCGTCGCGATCCAAGTCGTGCGTCTGCAGTACTACGAATTCTTTTCAAAGTTTTTCAATGAAACGGGTGTCGAGTTTTCGCCGTTTTGCTTTACGTATAAACAGGGCGCCGCGCAATAG